Part of the Paenibacillus kyungheensis genome, CGATGTTTTGATTTATTTGCTTCTATTATCCGTCAATCTATGAACACATCCAATCATACGGCTGAAGCAATGAATACTGTGCCATTGAGTTTATTTTTATCGATTCATGGTTTTATTTCGTATTATATTCAAGATCGTGTTGGATATGATGAAATTAAGCCAGCTGTTATTGCCCATGTCAAGACATTATGTCGTGTACTGTGAAGGGACAATACAATGATTGCTTATACAAATAAGAATCAGGTCACTGATTCAAAGCAAGCGGGATTATATCTGCATACTTTAAGACTTTCCCTTGTCAAAACGGTAATCCCCTATAGTAAATTCATGTATCGCTATAGACACTACACACATGACGGGGTAACAATGTATCATGCCAAAAGGCGATTTATCCACAATATATATATGGATAGATCGCCTTTTGTAATTAACCTGCTATAATTTTGACCATATATTCACGCTTGCGAGGACCATCGAATTCACAGAAGTAAATGCCTTGCCAGCGTCCAAGTAACATACGACCTTCTTGAATAATAACGGTCTGTGAAGGGCCGGTCGTAATTGATTTTAGATGGGAAGCTGTGTTGCCTTCCATATGACGGTATTTCGGATGTTCCCATGGATAGACTT contains:
- a CDS encoding secondary thiamine-phosphate synthase enzyme YjbQ, producing MLYTLPISTSKRDAMRDITRDVSSLITQSGVQEGIVVIYCPHTTAGIAINENADPDVKHDVIMRLDEVYPWEHPKYRHMEGNTASHLKSITTGPSQTVIIQEGRMLLGRWQGIYFCEFDGPRKREYMVKIIAG